The Saccharothrix violaceirubra genome segment TGTTGCTCGCCACGTCCGACGACCACGACGCCGCGTGCGCCGCCTTCGAATGGCCGTTGCTCGAACGCTTCAACTGGGCGCTCGACTGGTTCGACGTGATCGCGCGCGACAACGACCGCACCGCGCTGTGGATCGTCGCCGAGGACGGCACGGAGGGTCGCTGGTCGTTCGCCGAACTGGCCCGCCGCTCCGACCGTCTCGCCAACCACCTGCGGGCGCACGGCGTGCGCCGGGGCGACCGGGTGCTGCTGATGCTGGGCAACCGGGTCGAGCTGTGGGAGACGCTGCTGGCCGCCCTGAAGCTGGGGGCCGTGGTGATCCCGGCGACGACCCTGCTGGGCACGGCCGACCTGGTGGACCGGGTCACGCGCGGCCGGGTGCGTCACGTCGTCACGTCCGAGCCCGCGAAGTTCGCCGACGTGCCGGGCGGGTACACCCGGATCGTCGTCGGCGACCCCGTGCCCGGGTGGGTCGACCACGCCGCGGCGGCGGACGCCCCCGACCTGTTCGTGCCCGACGGCGAGACCCGTGCGGACGACACCGTGCTGCTGTACTTCACGTCCGGCACGACCGCACGTCCCAAGCTGGTGGAGCACACGCACGCGTCGTACCCGGTGGGACACCTGTCCACGATGTACTGGATCGGCCTCGAACCGGGCGACGTGCACCTGAACGTCTCGTCGCCGGGCTGGGCCAAGCACGCGTGGAGCAACGTGTTCGCGCCGTGGAACGCCGAGGCGACCGTGTTCGTCGTGGACTACGCCCGGTTCGACGCCGAGCGGCTGCTGGCCGAGATCGACCGCTGCGGCATCACGAGCTTCTGCGCGCCGCCGACCGTGTGGCGGATGCTGATCCAGGCCGACCTCGGCACCGTGCGCACGCCGCCGCGCAAGGTGGTCGGCGCGGGCGAACCGCTCAACCCCGAGGTGATCGAGCGGGTCGGGCGGGCGTGGGGCGTGACGATCCGGGACGGGTTCGGCCAGACCGAGACGACGGTCCAGATCGCGAACACGCCGGGCCTGCCGGTCAAACCGGGCTCGATGGGCCGGCCGGTGCCCGGCTACCCGGTCGTCCTGCTCGACCCGGTGACCGGCGAGCCGGCCCGCGAGGGCGAGATCTGCCTGGACCTGTCCAGGCGCCCGCTGGGCCTGATGGTCGGCTACCACGGCGACGAGGAGCGCACGGCCGAGGTCATGCGCGCCGGCCATTACCACACCGGCGACGTGGGTTCGGTGGACGACGACGGCTACATCACGTACGTGGGGCGCACCGACGACGTCTTCAAGGCGTCGGACTACCGCATCTCGCCGTTCGAGTTGGAGAGCGTGCTGCTGGAGCACGAGGCGGTGGCGGAGGCGGCCGTGGTGCCGGCGCCCGACCCGGTGCGGTCGGCGGTGCCGAAGGCGTTCGTGGTGCTCGCGCGGGGGTTCGCGGCGGACGCGGGTACCGCGTTCGCGATCCTGAGGCACGCGCGCGAACACCTGGCGCCGTACCAGCGGGTGCGGCGACTGGAGTTCGCGGAACTGCCGAAGACGGTGTCCGGCAAGATCCGTCGGGTCGACCTGCGGGGTAGGCCGACCGGCGGACCGGGGGAGTTCCGCGAGGAGGACTTCCCCGACCTGCGTGGCTGACGGTCTGCCGGTCCTGGCGTCAGGAGTCGGCGTCGGGCTTGCGTCGACGGCCGCCGGTGCGGACGGGCGGTGTCGGGTCGGCGGGCCGCTCGGCGGGCTTGGCCGTCGTCGGTTCAGCGGAGACCGGCTCGTCGACGAGCAGGAGCGCGGCCAGCTCGTCGTAGATCGGTGTGCTGCTCATGGGCGTTCTCGTACCCCTTTCGATCAGTTCCTACACCGCCGTCGACAACGCTGTCACGCCCGTGGTGGCGGCGGTCGTGGCATTGTCCCCTCAAACCATTCCACGCTCGCACGCATATCCCTATTCCCCACCGTTCGGGTGAGTCGGCACCCGGCGAAACGGCTGGTGGGCGGATCATGGGACCGCCAGGAGCGGTGCGGCCGACACGCCGGTGGCGCACGCCACAACGCTTGCACTTCCGATAGATGGATGTCCTAGTAATCTGTGGTCACATCCGCGATGTCGAAGGAGCCGTCGTGAGCGCACCCAGCACGCTGCACAAGCCGGTGCACCCGGTCCGGTTCGTGACCGCGGCGAGCCTGTTCGACGGGCACGACGCCGCCATCAACATCATGCGCCGCATCCTCCAGACCCAGGGCGTCGAGGTCGTGCACCTGGGCCACAACCGCTCGGTACGCGAGGTCGTGGCCGCCGCCGTGCAGGAGGACGTGCAGGGCATCGCGATCAGCGCCTACCAGGGCGGGCACGTCGAGTACTTCTCCTACCTCGTCGAACTGCTGAACGAGCGCGGCGCCGGGCACATCAGGGTCTACGGCGGCGGTGGCGGCGTCATCGTGCCCGAGGAGATCGAGCTGCTGCACTCGCGCGGCGTGGCCCGCATCTTCTCGCCCGCCGACGGGCAGAAGCTGGGCCTCGCCCGCATGATCAACACCATGGTCGAGGAGTGCGACGTCGACCTCGCCGAGCGCCTGCCCGACTCGTGGGACGGCCTGCTCGCGGGCGGCGAGGACGACCTGTCCCGGGCCATCACCCTCATCGAGGCCGGCCGGCTGCCCGACGACGTGCGCGCCCGCCTGGTCAAGGCGGCCGACGCGCGGGCCGTCCCGGTCCTGGGCATCACCGGCACCGGCGGCTCGGGCAAGTCCTCGCTCACCGACGAGCTGGTCCGCCGGTTCCGGCTCGACCAGCAGGACAAGCTGCGCATCGCCGTGCTCGCCATCGACCCCACGCGGCGGCGCGGCGGCGGCGCCCTGCTCGGCGACCGCATCCGGATGAACTGCCTGGAGGGCGACCGGGTGTTCTTCCGGTCGCTGGCCACCCGACGGGCGGGCACCGAGGTGCCCGACGGCCTGTCCGACGCGATCCTCGCCTGCAAGGCCGCCGGGTTCGACCTGGTCGTCGTCGAGACGCCCGGCATCGGTCAGGGCGACGCCGCGATCGTGCCCTACGTCGACCACTCGCTGTACGTGATGACGCCGGAGTTCGGCGCCGCGTCCCAGCTCGAGAAGATCGACATGCTCGACTACGCGGACGCCGTGGCGATCAACAAGTTCGAACGCCGGGGCGCCGAGGACGCGCGTCGTGACGTGGCACGCCAGCTCGTGCGCAACCGTGAGGCGTTCGGGTCCTCCTGGGAGGACATGCCGGTGTTCGGCACGAGCGCGGCGACGTTCAACGACGACGGTGTGACCGCGCTCTACCAGCACCTGCGCGACGCGCTCGGCGCACGTGGCCTGGGCCTGGCCGAAGGCACGCTGCCGGTCGTCGAGGGTCGCGTGTCCACGGCGGCGGCCACGGTCGTGCCCGCGTCCAAGGCCCGCTACCTGGCCGAGATCGCCGAGACCGTGCGCGGCTACCACCGGGCCACCGAGACCCACGTCGACGCCGTCCGCCGGGTCGCGCACCTGGCCGCCGCGCGCGAGGAGCTGGAACGCGCCGGCCTCGACACGGCCGACCTGACCACCGTGCTGGAGTCCGCCCGTCGGCACGTGGACGGGATCGCGGCCGAGCTGCTGGCGGCGTGGCCGCGCGTGGTCGAGGACTACAGCGGCGACGAACTCGTGGTGCGGGTGCGGGACAAGGAGATCCACACGCGACTCACGCGGGAGACGTTGTCCGGCAACAAGATCCGGCGCGTGTCGTTGCCCGGGTTCGACGACGACGGCACGTTGCTGCGGTTCCTGCGCAAGGAGAACCTGCCGGGGTACTTCCCTTACACGGCAGGCGTCTTCCCGTTCAAGCGCGACGGCGAGGAC includes the following:
- a CDS encoding AMP-binding protein gives rise to the protein MADEPDATAVFRAARDLLLATSDDHDAACAAFEWPLLERFNWALDWFDVIARDNDRTALWIVAEDGTEGRWSFAELARRSDRLANHLRAHGVRRGDRVLLMLGNRVELWETLLAALKLGAVVIPATTLLGTADLVDRVTRGRVRHVVTSEPAKFADVPGGYTRIVVGDPVPGWVDHAAAADAPDLFVPDGETRADDTVLLYFTSGTTARPKLVEHTHASYPVGHLSTMYWIGLEPGDVHLNVSSPGWAKHAWSNVFAPWNAEATVFVVDYARFDAERLLAEIDRCGITSFCAPPTVWRMLIQADLGTVRTPPRKVVGAGEPLNPEVIERVGRAWGVTIRDGFGQTETTVQIANTPGLPVKPGSMGRPVPGYPVVLLDPVTGEPAREGEICLDLSRRPLGLMVGYHGDEERTAEVMRAGHYHTGDVGSVDDDGYITYVGRTDDVFKASDYRISPFELESVLLEHEAVAEAAVVPAPDPVRSAVPKAFVVLARGFAADAGTAFAILRHAREHLAPYQRVRRLEFAELPKTVSGKIRRVDLRGRPTGGPGEFREEDFPDLRG
- the icmF gene encoding fused isobutyryl-CoA mutase/GTPase IcmF, with protein sequence MSAPSTLHKPVHPVRFVTAASLFDGHDAAINIMRRILQTQGVEVVHLGHNRSVREVVAAAVQEDVQGIAISAYQGGHVEYFSYLVELLNERGAGHIRVYGGGGGVIVPEEIELLHSRGVARIFSPADGQKLGLARMINTMVEECDVDLAERLPDSWDGLLAGGEDDLSRAITLIEAGRLPDDVRARLVKAADARAVPVLGITGTGGSGKSSLTDELVRRFRLDQQDKLRIAVLAIDPTRRRGGGALLGDRIRMNCLEGDRVFFRSLATRRAGTEVPDGLSDAILACKAAGFDLVVVETPGIGQGDAAIVPYVDHSLYVMTPEFGAASQLEKIDMLDYADAVAINKFERRGAEDARRDVARQLVRNREAFGSSWEDMPVFGTSAATFNDDGVTALYQHLRDALGARGLGLAEGTLPVVEGRVSTAAATVVPASKARYLAEIAETVRGYHRATETHVDAVRRVAHLAAAREELERAGLDTADLTTVLESARRHVDGIAAELLAAWPRVVEDYSGDELVVRVRDKEIHTRLTRETLSGNKIRRVSLPGFDDDGTLLRFLRKENLPGYFPYTAGVFPFKRDGEDPARMFAGEGDAFRTNRRFKYLSSGSEATRLSTAFDSVTLYGRDPDTPPDVYGKVGTSGVSIATLDDMKALYDGFDLTAPTTSVSMTINGPAPTILAFFLNTVIDQRVDRFRADEGREPTAEEAADLAAWALANVRGTVQADILKEDQGQNTCIFSTEFSLRMMADIQEWFIGRKVRNFYSVSISGYHIAEAGANPISQLAFTLANGFTYVESYLARGMSIDDFAPNLSFFFSNGMDAEYSVIGRVARRIWAVAMRERYGANDRSQKFKYHVQTSGRSLHAQEMDFNDIRTTLQALCALYDNCNSLHTNAYDEAITTPTESSVRRAMAIQLIINKEWGLSMNENPLQGSFVVDELTDLVEEAVLLEFDRLSERGGVLGAMETGYQRGRIQDESMLYEQRKHDGTLPLIGVNTFLPADGSREQVTIELARATEDEKRSQVERTRAFAAAHATEAEPALRRLKEAAQAGENVFAVLMDAARVCTLGQVTEAFFEVGGQYRRNV